CTTGATCTTGAGGGGGGAATATTCCTTCTTCTCGGGGTTGAGACAGAAAAGGGCATTGCTCAGGAAATGCTTATCGTTGAGGAGGCCCTCGTCTCGAAACTCAGGGAGAACAGAATTCTGGTTAAAAGCTCTTCTGTTTCCAAGGGAACACTCACTGTCGGCCTTTTCCCGGGCGCGGATATAGACAAGGCGCTTGAGATCGCGCGCGACGAGTTCGAGGAGATGGCGGATATAGGTTCTGACGGCTTTTTGATCCGGCTCTCCATAAAGCCTTCCTACGTGGCCGAGCTTGAGCAGAACTCAATAGAGCGGGTTCGCCACATAATAGAGAACAGGGTGAAGGATTTCGGCCTGGTAGAGCCAAGCATACAGAAATCAGGGGACGATAGGATCCTGGTGCAGGTTCCCGGCGCCTCCAAAAAAGACAGGCAGAGAATAGTAAACCTCATCAAGAAAACTGCCGTTCTGGAGTTTAAGATCGTAAGGGCCGTGGGGGCTTCGCGTGAGAACCTCCTGGCGGCGGCCGAGGCGGAAACGGATAGGCAGGTCACGGAGAAAGGACTTGCCATTCATCCGGGAGATACCGGGAACGAGAACGAGAGGTTTTTTCTCACCGAAAGGCTTGCGAGCGTTACCGGGGAGTATATCTCCGACGCGCGGATAACGTTTGATAACTACGGAAACCCCGCGGTCGGATTCACTTTCAGGGGGGAGGGGGCGAGCAAGTTCGGGAAACTTACCGAAGACAACATCGGCGAGCGCCTCGCGATAGTTCTTGACGGCGTCATAAAGTCGGCTCCCACCATCCAGGACAAGATAACCTATCAGGGAACGATAACCGGGACTTTCACCCCCGATGAGGCAAAAGACCTCGCGCTTATTCTCAGGTCCGGATCCCTTCCCGTTCCCGTTAGGGTGGAGCAGGAAAGAACCGTGGGTCCTTCCCTGGGTCAGGACTCGATCGAGAAGGGAAGATTCTCCATGATAGTCGGCGGGATACTCGTTCTGGTGTTCATGGTCTTTTTCTACAGGATGCAGGGTGTTATAGCTAACGCCGCCCTGGTGCTTAACATACTTTTCATAATGGGTTTTCTCTCCGCTTTCGGCGTTACGCTTACGCTTCCGGGCATAGCGGGGCTTGTCCTCACGCTCGGCATGGCGGTTGACGGAAACATTATCATATTCGAGAGGATAAAAGAGGAACTCCTCGCGGGGAAGACCGCCGTTCACTCGATTGAAACGGGATACGCGAGATCCGTCTGGACCATACTTGACGCGAATGTAACGACGCTTCTTACGGCGCTTATACTTTTCTGGCTCGGCACGGGGCCCATAAAGGGTTTCGCGGCCACGCTTTCAATCGGGATAGTGTCGACGGTTTTCAGCAATCTGATCGTGGCGAGGGTTTTTACGAACATGCTCTACAGGGACAAAAAAATTACCGAGGTAAGTATCTGAGGGTACACAAGTGCGGCTTATAGGAAAATTTAACTACGATTTCGTGGAGAAGATGGGGGGCGCAATGCGCATTTCCATCGCGCTTGTGGTCATTTCCATCGCTTCTTTGCTTTATCACCAGGGTCCCAACTGGGGAGTCGAGTTCACAGGGGGAACGGAGATACACATAAAGCTTGCCAAGAGCCTTGAGACCGACGTTTTAAAAGGGGAGCTTGCCGAGAGCGGTTTTCCCTCCGAGTCGGTTCAGCGTTTCGGTCTTCCGGGCGATAACGAGCACCTGATACAGTTTGCTCCCGAGCTCGCGACTTTTGACCAGATACAGGATTTTCAGAAAAACCTCGAGGACCTTTTCGCGGAATCAGAGAATTTCCAGGGAGCCTCCATCCAGAGAATAGACTACATAGGTCCCAGGGTGGGGAAGGAACTCATAACCAAGGCCCTGCTGTCCATACTGATTGCGTGCGTCGGCATACTCGCTTACTTGGTATTCAGGTTTGAATTCGGTTTTGCCGTGGGAGCGGTTATCGCGCTTGTTCACGACACCCTTATAACCGTCGGGGCCATATCGCTCGCGGACAAGGAGTTTACTCTCGCGATCGTGGCCGCGCTTCTGACCGTTATAGGTTACTCGGTTAACGACACCATCGTCATATTCGACAGGATAAGGGAGAACATGGGGAACTTTCCCGAAAAGGGCTTCAGGGAGCTTGTAAACGATGGAATAAGCCAGACGCTCTCGCGTACGGTGCTCACGGCGATAACGGTGTTCATAGTGCTTGTTCCGCTGTTTTTCCTAGGCGGTTCGGTGATACACGATTTCGCGTTTACGCTCATGGTAGGGGTTGTCATCGGTACTTACTCGTCGATTTTTGTCGCAAGCGCCTTCGTGGTTTACTGGAGAAAAAGAAAGGCAACCAGATAGGAGCCGTTTTGGCGGGTTCTCCGCTTTGATAATCGATTTTTTTACGGTTAAATATTTTCCGTCTTGCTTCTGAAAACTCATAATCTGGACACATTATGGAAGAAACTCTGCAGCAGCTGAGAAACCAGATAGATTCTGACCTTGAGTCGGTCTCGACCGAGACCGATCTCGTCAGGGTAAAGGCAAGCTACGTCGGAAAAAAAGGGTCTATTACGCAGCTTCTGAAATCCATGAAGGACCTTCCCGCAGAGGAGCGCCGCCAGGCGGGCACTCTCATAAACGCGACGAAAAAGGAAATCGAGGAGCTGATCGAGCGGAAATCAGACGAGATAAAACGCAGGATCATGAATGAGAAGCTCCTTGAGGAGGCGACTGACTTCTCTCTTCCAGGCAGAGGAATGCCGGTAGGAGCCAAGCATCCCATAACCCAGGTGATGGAGCGCATAGTCTATGACTTTGAGAGGATGGGATTCGAGGTGGCCGAGGGTCCCGAGGTCGAGCTTGATTACTACAACTTCGAGGCGCTTAACATACCGAAGAACCACCCTGCAAGGGACATGCAGGACACTTTTTACATCACAGACGACATGGTCTTGAGAACCCACACCTCTCCGGTGCAGATACGGATCATGCAGACCCAGCAGCCTCCGGTGAAGATAATAGCTCCCGGAAAGGTCTACCGATGCGACAGCGATGTCTCCCACACCCCGATGTTCCACCAGATAGAGGGCCTGCTGGTCGACAAAGGCATAACTTTCGGAAACTTAAAGTCCGTCATTATCCAATTCGTAAAACTCACTTTCGGCGAGAACACGAACGTGCGGTTCCGCCCGAGCTTTTTTCCCTTCACCGAACCAAGCGCCGAGGTGGACATAGAGTGTCAGATATGTTCGGGCAACGGATGCAGGGTATGCAAAGGTACCGGGTGGCTTGAGATAATGGGATGCGGAATGGTCGATCCTGCGGTTTTCTCAAGCGTTAACTATAATACAGACATCTACTCCGGCTTTGCCTTCGGAATGGGAGTTGAAAGAATTGCCATGCTTAAGTACGGGATAAACGACATAAGGCTTTTCTTTGAGAACGACATAAGGTTTTTGAGGCAGTTCGTGTAAATTTTTTGCGGGACTGCCATCGGGCATTGAGCACCGTTTTTTTATGGTCCGCTTCATATTACGGCATGGAAACCACCGGATTGACAACGTTTTAAAACTTAAAAAATATCTTTTATATGAGAATGATACGGATCAGATATTAAACAGGATTCGAGAAAACAGAAAGGAGAATACCGATGGGAATCAAACCTGATCACTGGATAAGAAAAATGTCGCTTGAGCACAAGATGATAGATCCTTTTGTTGAAGGGCAGGTAAGCAAGGGCGTTATATCGTACGGCCTTTCTTCTTACGGCTACGATATCAGGGTAAGCAATGAGTTCAAGGTGTTTACCAACCTGCACAGCGCAGTCGTTGACCCTAAGAATTTCGATCCCAACTCCTTTGTGGAGATAGAGAACGATTACTGCATAATTCCCCCAAACTCCTTCGCGCTCGCAAAGACCGTTGAGTATTTCAGGATACCAAGGAGCACCGTTACTGTCTGCGTCGGAAAGTCCACTTACGCAAGGTGCGGGATAATAGTAAACGTCACCCCTTTTGAACCCGAGTGGGAAGGATACGTGACGCTTGAAATCTCAAATACGACCCCTATTCCCGCGAAGATCTATTCGAACGAGGGAATCGCCCAGGTGCTGTTTTTCGAAGGGGACGAGGAATGCCAGATCTCCTACGCGGACAAGAAGGGGAAATACCAGAAACAGACCGGCATAACGCACCCGAAAATTTCCCAGGCGTAAGGTTTTCGGGAAGCGATCTTGCATGCAGGAAGCCGATTGACCGCGTTGTCTCTCAGAAAATTCTGATTTTTACGTAAACTGCCGGATATTACGGACTTTTTTCTTTTTTTCAGGTATTATAATAGCCACAATATCTCTAACCGGGAGGTACTTGTTTTGAGCGAGTCTCAAGAATCCGAAATAATGGGTGAATTGCGGCAGGATAACGGTTACGGCGATGATTACACCGCCGAGCAGATAAAGGTTCTTCCGGGCCTTGAAGCCGTAAGAAAACGCCCTGATATGTACATAGGGGATACCAATTCCCGGGGATTCCACCACCTCGTGTTCGAGGTTCTCGATAACAGTGTGGACGAATCCTTGGCCGGCTTCTGCAGCAATATCTCCGTCACCGTGCACGTGGATGAGAGCATTACGGTTGAAGACGACGGAAGAGGAATTCCGGTTGACATCCACGAGGAGACGGGGAAACCGGCCGTTGAAGTCGTAATGACCATGCTCCACGCCGGGGGAAAATTCGACAGCAAGGTCTACCAGGTTTCGGGAGGGCTCCACGGCGTGGGCGTCACCGTGGTAAACGCCCTTTCTGAAAGCCTCTCAATAGAGATAAAGAGGGAGGGGGAGGTCTGGTATCAGGAGTATCAGAAGGGAGAGGCGGTAAAAGACCTTAAAAACACCGGGAAAACGAAAAAAAGCGGAACCAAGATCCATTTTAGGCCCGATTCCGGGATATTCGAGGTTAGCGAGTTTAATTACGACATCCTTGCCCACAGGATAAGGGAGCTTGCCTTCCTTAACAAGGGTCTTCGTATCACCCTTAACGACGAAAGAGCGGACAGGTCCCAGGAGTTTTTCTACGAAGGGGGGATCGTCGCTTTCGTCGAGGAGCTTAACCAGAACAGAAAAGCGCTTCATCCCGAGGTGATCTACGTCACTGGCGAGAGGGACTCAACCGTAGTTGAAGTCGCCCTGCAGTACAACGACACTTACAGGGAAACCATATTCTGCTATGCGAACAACATAAACAACATTGAGGGGGGAACCCACCTCTCGGGCTTTCGCACTTCTCTTACGAGAACCATAAACAGATACGCCGAGGAGAAGAATCTTCTTAAGAACCTAAAAATGGCTATAGCCGGAGAAGATGTGAGAGAGGGTCTGGTGGCCGTCGTGAGCGTGAAGATCCCGGATCCGAAGTTTGAAGGTCAGACCAAAACGAAACTCGGAAACACTTCCGTGAGGGGTATCGTCGAGTCTTTGCTGAACGAGAAGCTGCGGGTGTTCTTTGAAGAAAATCCCGCTGTGGCAAGACGCATCGTGGAGAAAACCATAGAAGCCGCGAGAGCGAGGAATGCCGCGAGAAAGGCAAAGGAGCTTACCAGGAGAAAAAGCGCCCTTGAGTCCGGTTCGCTTCCCGGGAAGCTGGCTGACTGCCAGGAGCGCGACCCCGAGAAAAGCGAACTCTACATAGTCGAGGGGGAATCGGCGGGCGGGTCCGCGAAGCAGGCAAGAGACAGACTCAATCAGGCCATCTTGCCACTTAAGGGAAAGATACTGAACGTCGAGAAGGCCAGGTTTGACAAGATGCTCGCCAACGAGGAAATCCGCACCACAATTACTGTTCTGGGCACCGGAATAGGGGCCGAAGAAGGCGACTTCGACATATCGAAGATACGCTACCACAAGATAATACTCATGACCGACGCGGACGTTGACGGATCGCACATAAGAACCCTTCTTCTCACGCTGTTTTTCCGCCACTTCAGTGAAGTAATAGAAAGAGGGTATTTGTACATTGCCCAGCCACCTCTTTACCTAGTCAGAAAGGGAAGAAAGGAAACCTATCTCAAGGACGATCAGGAATACGAGGAGTTTTTGGTCAAGCTCGGAGTTGAAGGTCTTGAAATAGCCTCCGGGAACTCAAACGGCCACGCAAGGCAGATCAAGGGACAGAAGCTTTTCGATCTTGTACAGAAGGCCATCAGATACGGAAAACTTCTTGACCGCATGAGCAGGTGGGGGAGAAACAGGGGGATAGTTGATGGCTTCGCCAGAAGAACCGATTTCGGTAAAACCGCGCTCAAGCATGGGAATGAAACCTCTTTGGATACTCATCTAGCCGAAATAAGGAAATGGCTAGAGGAGAATTACCCCGACATAGTCGATCTTGACTGGAAACTCGGGGAGGATACCGAACATAATTCAAACAGCATTGAATACGATTTCAGGGAAAACGGAAGGGTAAGCTCCTCCTTTATTGATTTTAACTTTCTTGCCTCTCCTGATTTTAGGGAACTCAGAAAACTTGCGGAGTCGCTTAGCCCGCTTTGGGACTCCGCCTGCCATATCGTTGATGATGGCGAAGAAAAAGAGATCGGAGGCCTTGAGGAATTCGTTGAATTCATTATGGAGAGAGGGAAAAAAGGTCAGTTCATACAGAGATATAAAGGTCTTGGAGAGATGAACCCTGAGCAGCTGTGGTCAACGACCATGAACCCTGAGAACAGAGTACTAAAACAGGTTCAGGTTGAAGATGCTGTCGAGGCCGACGAGATATTCTCAAAACTCATGGGTGACCAGGTTGAACCAAGAAAAGAGTTTATTGAATTAAACGCTCTTAGGGTGAGCAACCTGGATGTCTGATAACTTGGAACCCTCCCGTTTCATTATTATAGCTTTGTAAAACTTGCCATACGGTTCTGAAGGTTGATTGTGACAACCCTTCGGAAGCATTAAAGAATTCCAAAAACGATAAGAAAACTTATGATGAGAAGGTTTACTATTGCTAGGGGGAAAAGCTTCTTCCAGCCGAGGCCCATTACCTGATCATACCTGAACCTTGGCAAAGTCCATCTTACCCAGATGAACAGAAAGAGTAAGAAAAGGACTTTGCCGATAAAGACAGCTGGCGGCAGATACCAATGCGTGTTGATATCAATGCCGAACCACCCTCCGAACGGTAAGGGATACCAACCACCCAAAAACAAACAAGTTATCATGCACGAAGCAACTATCATATGAGTATATTCAGCCATGAAGAACATTGCAAATTTTATGCTGCTGTATTCGGTGTGATAGCCGGCGACTATCTCGGGCTCGGCCTCCGGCATATCAAAAGGAAGCCTGTTGGTTTCGGCGAACGCCGAAACGACGAAAACCACAAAACCTATAAACGAGGGGATCATGAACCACATCTTTTCCTGCGCTTCGATTATATCCCCGAGGCGAAGTGAACCCGTTATGGCTATTACTCCCAGTATGGACAGGCCCAAAGCGAGTTCGTAACTTATCATCTGCGCAGCGGCCCGGAGACCTCCAAGAAGGGAGTACTTGCTGTTAGAACCCCACCCGCCGAGCACCACGCCGTACACGCTTAGAGAACTTATTCCGAGCACATAGAGAAGGCCGATGTTTATGTCGGCTATCTGGAACCTTATGAACACTGGATCCTGCAAGAATCCGAAGAGATCGGTGTAGAATCCCTTTCCTATGGGAATTACCGCAAGGGCGGCGAGAGCCGTGACAAGCGCGAACGCCGGGGCCATGATATACATGGTCTTGTTCGCATTTTTCGGAATTACGTCTTCTTTGAAAATGAATTTGATGCCGTCTGCAAGCGGCTGCAGCAGTCCCGAGGGTCCGACCCTGTTCGGTCCGTAACGGTCCTGTATGAAGGCGCTTATCCTTCTTTCCGCAAAGGTGAGATAAGCGACCGTGGTCAGGACGACGAAAAACACAAGTGCTATCTTTGCGACCGCTATTGTTATGAAAAGTGGAGTCATTTGCCCGCGCCGTGTTCAAGAACTTTTCCGACGGCACCTATCCTGTCGTAACTCATACCGCCGTATCCGGGAATCTTGAGGCTTATGTCATCCATCACGTCCGATGCGGAAGCGTAGTTAAACAGGGATTTGTCGAGTTTTTCCCCGATCATGCACAGTATCTCCCATCCGGGTTTTGCTTTTCCCGGGGGAGAAATGGCCTTTCTTATCTTCTGAACCCGCCCGGAATCGTTTGTGAAAGTTCCGTCTTTTTCATAAGGGCTTGCGGCGGGAAGTATTATGTGGGCGTATCTCGCGGTCTCGGTAAGCTTGTAGTCTATAACGGCGAGAAAGCCGATTTTCTCAAGCGCTCGGGAGAGCGCGTATTTCTCGTGATCGGAAACCAGTTTGAACAGGTCAACTCCGATCACGACCAAGGTATCGATTTTGCCGACAAGCAGCGAATCGATCGTCGTTTTCAGACCTTCTCCGTTTGCCTGTGTCATGAGATTTCTCGCTCCCGCGCTGTTGGGATACGGGTCGTTGCTTATGAGGTCGAACTTTTTCTCTATTTTTTCGGTTCCCACGGCGCAGACTGCCGGACAGTTTCCGAGAAGCGATGAAAGCTTGGCCGCAAGAAACATCTCCTCGTTTGTAAGCCTAGCCGACCCCGCAATCGCGCAGGGACCTGCGCCGCCCGACTTTATTCCCGAGAGCCTGGCGCCAACGCTGTTAATTGCGTTTTCCCAAGAGGTTATCTCGTACTCTTTATCACTTTTCATTATGGGATCCTTAAGCCTGGTTGACTCCTGGACCTCTTTGTAGTCGAATCTTCCCCTGTCGCATATCCAGTGACCGTTTACTTCTTGGTTTATCCTCGGGCGGATGCGGGAGACTTTTCCTTGTCTCGGGTCAACGCCCACGGTAATGTTGCACCCGGTGCTGCAGAGAGAACACACGGAGTCCGTAAATTCCATGTACCAGACCCTCTCATCATGGAGTGTGTCCTTGGGGAGCAGTGCCCCGACCGGGCAGATATCAATCACGTTTCCGGCAAGTTCGTTATCAAGCGTCTTGCCGGGGAAAACGGAGATCTTCTTCCGAAATCCTCTCCCCGTAGTTCCAAGTTCGTGGGTTTTTGTTACCTCATCCGTGAAACGCACGCATCTAGTGCACATGATGCACCTGTTGGCGTCGTACATTATGCGGTCGCTCAGGTAGCTTTTC
Above is a genomic segment from Candidatus Dadabacteria bacterium containing:
- the secD gene encoding protein translocase subunit SecD; the protein is MKGVSRLWITVIALFAFLSAILLTPTFMGDRLPSWWGKAFSSKGISLGLDLEGGIFLLLGVETEKGIAQEMLIVEEALVSKLRENRILVKSSSVSKGTLTVGLFPGADIDKALEIARDEFEEMADIGSDGFLIRLSIKPSYVAELEQNSIERVRHIIENRVKDFGLVEPSIQKSGDDRILVQVPGASKKDRQRIVNLIKKTAVLEFKIVRAVGASRENLLAAAEAETDRQVTEKGLAIHPGDTGNENERFFLTERLASVTGEYISDARITFDNYGNPAVGFTFRGEGASKFGKLTEDNIGERLAIVLDGVIKSAPTIQDKITYQGTITGTFTPDEAKDLALILRSGSLPVPVRVEQERTVGPSLGQDSIEKGRFSMIVGGILVLVFMVFFYRMQGVIANAALVLNILFIMGFLSAFGVTLTLPGIAGLVLTLGMAVDGNIIIFERIKEELLAGKTAVHSIETGYARSVWTILDANVTTLLTALILFWLGTGPIKGFAATLSIGIVSTVFSNLIVARVFTNMLYRDKKITEVSI
- the secF gene encoding protein translocase subunit SecF, producing MRLIGKFNYDFVEKMGGAMRISIALVVISIASLLYHQGPNWGVEFTGGTEIHIKLAKSLETDVLKGELAESGFPSESVQRFGLPGDNEHLIQFAPELATFDQIQDFQKNLEDLFAESENFQGASIQRIDYIGPRVGKELITKALLSILIACVGILAYLVFRFEFGFAVGAVIALVHDTLITVGAISLADKEFTLAIVAALLTVIGYSVNDTIVIFDRIRENMGNFPEKGFRELVNDGISQTLSRTVLTAITVFIVLVPLFFLGGSVIHDFAFTLMVGVVIGTYSSIFVASAFVVYWRKRKATR
- the pheS gene encoding phenylalanine--tRNA ligase subunit alpha, which translates into the protein MEETLQQLRNQIDSDLESVSTETDLVRVKASYVGKKGSITQLLKSMKDLPAEERRQAGTLINATKKEIEELIERKSDEIKRRIMNEKLLEEATDFSLPGRGMPVGAKHPITQVMERIVYDFERMGFEVAEGPEVELDYYNFEALNIPKNHPARDMQDTFYITDDMVLRTHTSPVQIRIMQTQQPPVKIIAPGKVYRCDSDVSHTPMFHQIEGLLVDKGITFGNLKSVIIQFVKLTFGENTNVRFRPSFFPFTEPSAEVDIECQICSGNGCRVCKGTGWLEIMGCGMVDPAVFSSVNYNTDIYSGFAFGMGVERIAMLKYGINDIRLFFENDIRFLRQFV
- a CDS encoding dCTP deaminase; the protein is MGIKPDHWIRKMSLEHKMIDPFVEGQVSKGVISYGLSSYGYDIRVSNEFKVFTNLHSAVVDPKNFDPNSFVEIENDYCIIPPNSFALAKTVEYFRIPRSTVTVCVGKSTYARCGIIVNVTPFEPEWEGYVTLEISNTTPIPAKIYSNEGIAQVLFFEGDEECQISYADKKGKYQKQTGITHPKISQA
- the gyrB gene encoding DNA topoisomerase (ATP-hydrolyzing) subunit B gives rise to the protein MGELRQDNGYGDDYTAEQIKVLPGLEAVRKRPDMYIGDTNSRGFHHLVFEVLDNSVDESLAGFCSNISVTVHVDESITVEDDGRGIPVDIHEETGKPAVEVVMTMLHAGGKFDSKVYQVSGGLHGVGVTVVNALSESLSIEIKREGEVWYQEYQKGEAVKDLKNTGKTKKSGTKIHFRPDSGIFEVSEFNYDILAHRIRELAFLNKGLRITLNDERADRSQEFFYEGGIVAFVEELNQNRKALHPEVIYVTGERDSTVVEVALQYNDTYRETIFCYANNINNIEGGTHLSGFRTSLTRTINRYAEEKNLLKNLKMAIAGEDVREGLVAVVSVKIPDPKFEGQTKTKLGNTSVRGIVESLLNEKLRVFFEENPAVARRIVEKTIEAARARNAARKAKELTRRKSALESGSLPGKLADCQERDPEKSELYIVEGESAGGSAKQARDRLNQAILPLKGKILNVEKARFDKMLANEEIRTTITVLGTGIGAEEGDFDISKIRYHKIILMTDADVDGSHIRTLLLTLFFRHFSEVIERGYLYIAQPPLYLVRKGRKETYLKDDQEYEEFLVKLGVEGLEIASGNSNGHARQIKGQKLFDLVQKAIRYGKLLDRMSRWGRNRGIVDGFARRTDFGKTALKHGNETSLDTHLAEIRKWLEENYPDIVDLDWKLGEDTEHNSNSIEYDFRENGRVSSSFIDFNFLASPDFRELRKLAESLSPLWDSACHIVDDGEEKEIGGLEEFVEFIMERGKKGQFIQRYKGLGEMNPEQLWSTTMNPENRVLKQVQVEDAVEADEIFSKLMGDQVEPRKEFIELNALRVSNLDV
- the nuoH gene encoding NADH-quinone oxidoreductase subunit NuoH translates to MTPLFITIAVAKIALVFFVVLTTVAYLTFAERRISAFIQDRYGPNRVGPSGLLQPLADGIKFIFKEDVIPKNANKTMYIMAPAFALVTALAALAVIPIGKGFYTDLFGFLQDPVFIRFQIADINIGLLYVLGISSLSVYGVVLGGWGSNSKYSLLGGLRAAAQMISYELALGLSILGVIAITGSLRLGDIIEAQEKMWFMIPSFIGFVVFVVSAFAETNRLPFDMPEAEPEIVAGYHTEYSSIKFAMFFMAEYTHMIVASCMITCLFLGGWYPLPFGGWFGIDINTHWYLPPAVFIGKVLFLLFLFIWVRWTLPRFRYDQVMGLGWKKLFPLAIVNLLIISFLIVFGIL
- a CDS encoding molybdopterin-dependent oxidoreductase codes for the protein MPKITIDGIELDVDDGVNVIQAAAVAGIEIPHFCYHPSLSVVAQCRQCLVEVEGVPKVLPACNTTVRDGLVVKTDTEKAFEARKAAVEFTLINHPLDCPICDKGGECPLQMTTFAHGPGYSRVGGPENKKVRQKSYLSDRIMYDANRCIMCTRCVRFTDEVTKTHELGTTGRGFRKKISVFPGKTLDNELAGNVIDICPVGALLPKDTLHDERVWYMEFTDSVCSLCSTGCNITVGVDPRQGKVSRIRPRINQEVNGHWICDRGRFDYKEVQESTRLKDPIMKSDKEYEITSWENAINSVGARLSGIKSGGAGPCAIAGSARLTNEEMFLAAKLSSLLGNCPAVCAVGTEKIEKKFDLISNDPYPNSAGARNLMTQANGEGLKTTIDSLLVGKIDTLVVIGVDLFKLVSDHEKYALSRALEKIGFLAVIDYKLTETARYAHIILPAASPYEKDGTFTNDSGRVQKIRKAISPPGKAKPGWEILCMIGEKLDKSLFNYASASDVMDDISLKIPGYGGMSYDRIGAVGKVLEHGAGK